The genomic interval GGTCGGCCTCGAGGGACGGCTCGAGCGTGAAGCCGACGCCGAGACCGGGTAGGCTTCGTGCCCAAAAGCATGCGCCCCGCGAGCTGGCAGGCTCCGGGGCGCGACAGGAAGGGATGGCTTCCCGTTGGGCGGAAAGAAGACCACGACCCGCAGGGTCAAGCAACCTCGCACGACTTGGCAACTCCGGGCGCCACGTCCTCCAGACATGCGGGCGCTGCGCAAGATGGCGCGCGAAACCTGCCTCGCCCTCGAGGCGGACGATTCGGATGCTGGCGTTGTGGCGCGCGCTTCGCTCGCCGTTGTCGCAGGCGGCATGACCGTCATTGACGGCCGAATCCGGACCGCCGCCGACCTGCGCGAGCGTGTGCATGAGTGCCGAGAGCGGCTCTCTTGGTCCACCGCAACGCTCCGACGGGTGCGCGAGATCCAGGCCGTGGAAGCAGCGCGCATGTTCCCTCTGGAGCCCGGAGACAATGGGAGTGCGCGGGTCGCTTTCCTGCTGGCCGTGCTCAAGAGCATCGCACCCGAGTGGAGCACATTGGAGCTGTCCCCCCAGATGGTGTTGAAGTTTGCGCGTCAGCTCGCACTGAAGCGCCCGGCGGCTGCCACGATCGCCGCTGATCTGGCGGAGCGAGTTGGCCTCGAAGGGCCTGGCGCGGCCGTGCGGTACAAGAAGACAATCGCGCGATCGGGGACATGACCTTGTCCTTGGTAACCTGAAGCAGTGAGAGCGATCGGCATTGAACGAAGCGGGAGACTCGGCGCAATGATGACGACATGTCATCCGCGAACATCCCGAGCGTTATCGACCGCCGTCGAATAGCCGTTGCTGCGCTCATGAACGAGCGCGGCGTACTCCGCTGCTATCGCGACCCTGGAGGGCGCCGTCCAACCGTCCTTGCCCGCGTTGTGCGCGCCGCGCTTGAACTCGGCCTTCCGCCGCCCGTCTCGCCAGAGCGTCCCCACGCGCCGCCTGAGCTGACCCTGGGCGTTGGGGGAGCAAAGTTCAGATGACCCCGTTCGCGGCGCTTGTCCTCGAGGCGCTCCGAGAGCCGGCGGTGCGTGAGGCCCTGGCGGAAGTCGTGTCTGAGGTGCTCCCGGCGAACGAACAGCCGGATGCCCCGGTGACGCTGCTGGATCGTGCCGGTCTCGCTCGGGCTCTGGGAGTGAGCCCCCAGACCGTCGATCGCCTCCGCGGCCGTCCCGCGTTCCCTGAGCTGCGTGTCGGGGATGCGCCACGTTTTGAGTTGGCCGCCGTGGTTCGTTGGCTGCGAGCAGACGGCCGCGAGGGCCTCGCGCTAGTGGTTGGGGGGAAGGCTTGATCAACTCCGCCGCACGCGAACGTCAGCGCGCCGAAGACCGTGCACGTTGGCTGGCCGAACGGCAGGGCCGGGCACTTGCCAGAATCGGCGGTGAGTGGGTCGACGACGAAGGAGCTTTCACTAAGGCTTGTAGGTCACTGAAGCTGCGGCGTGTGGCGGCACGCTGGAACCCGTCTCTGGGTTCCCTCCTGCTGTCAGGCCCAACCGGGATTGGGAAGACGGCAACGGTCCGCAGGGCGCTGCGGCGTCTCGTTCGCGAAGCGGAGCACGACCGCGTGCCCGTCCTGGCCACACGCTGGGCGACCGCTTCGCGCATCGCCCTTGCACGACGACAGAGTCCGCTCGGCGCCGGCGAGCCTGAAGAACTCACGCGAGCGGTGGAAGTGCCGCTGCTCGTGATCGACGAACTCGGCTTCGAGCCGTTGGACGAAGGCCTCTTCGACGTGCTGGACGAACGATACCAGCGAGCGCTGCCGGTGATCGTGACGAGCGGTCTTCGCGTGACGGAGCTCCGCGATCGCTATGGTGCTGCGGCCCTGCGACGGCTTGTCGAGCCCCGCGGCGTTGTCGTCGAAGACTGGCCCAGGAAGGAGCCCTCGCGTGGCTAGAGCACTGCTGGACGCCTTGCACGAGGCCGCCATGAGCAGCTCGCTCTCGAGGGACGCGCGGCATCTGGTTCACGTGCTGGCGCGGCTCAGCAACGGTCAGACCGGAAGGGGCACGGTTGGCCAGGCGACGATCGCGCGGAAGATGGGGTGCAGCGAACGCTTGGTGCGGCGTCTCATGGCCGAGCTGGAGGCGGCCGCACCCACCTCGGTTCGCCTCGTGCGAAGGCCCCGGTTCCGAGCCGAAGGCCGAGGTCGCACCAGTGACGAGTGGCAGCTGGTCCTACCGGCACAGCATGCCGGTTACTCCGACGACCAACCGGCACAGCGTGCCGGCGGAACAGACGGACTAACCGGCACGGATTGCACGACTAACCGGCACGGATTGCACGACCAACCGGCACAGCGTGCCGGGGATCCCCGACGTGATCCCCGACGTGATCCCCGACGATCTGTTTGTGCGCCTTCGGACACGGCGAACAACGACCCATGGGGGCTCACGCCAGGTGGCGACGCAGACGCCGAGCAGCCACCCACACGACGCGGCGGCGCAGTCCCAACACGGGCAGCCCCAATCCCGAGCGACTGGACCCCAACCGAAACCCATCGTGCGCTCGCGGCGCGCTACGGTCTGGAGCTTGAGCTCGAGGTGGTTGCTTTCCTCGGGCACTTCGACGGCCAGACAGTGAAAAGCCCGAACGGGCGCTTCAGTACGTGGCTGGCGAACTCCGCGAAGTACGCGCGCCAGGGGACCGGACGAAGGCGCGGCATCGAAGTCCAGGGCGGTGACTACGAACCTGCGGCGGCGCGGGCCCAGGCCTTGCGACTGGTGGGGCGAGCATGATGCCGTTGTGTGCACCAGCGAGCTCGGCCAGGTGCTCGCACCCCCCCCTTCCAACAGTAAAGGGGGGCACCGTGGCCGTGGGGAGCCCAGAGCGTGGTGGGAGGTTTTCTGAGTGAGTGGGATCTTGCTACTCACGAGCGGCGCAGCACGCCTCGCTGCGCCTCACAACCCCGCGGAAACGTTGGAAGAGGTCGCGGCACCGTCATCTGTCAGTGCTGCTACCTGGCGCTACGCGCGATTCGATTGGGAACGGTTCCAGTCGAGCTTCTGGAACTCCTGGAGGCTCTGGCTGCCTCCGATGCACTCACACCCGACCAACGCGAGGAGCTGCGCGAGTACGCGTCTCACCTCCCGCGATTGCAAACCCCGAAAGGAACCAAGTCATGCGAGCGATGTTGATGCACATGGGCGGGCTCACGCCCGCCGAAGAACGGCTGTGGACGGGCCTGCGGAACGGCACGCTGTCTGCCTCCGCGCTATCCGAGGCGGACGCGGACGTTCTGCGCCGGATGCGTCGTCCCTTGGCCGCGAACTCCAATGCTGGACGTCGTGCGGCGTCGGCGTCGGCGCCGGCGAAGCCCAAGCCTCGGGCCCCGGTACCCCACAAGCCACCGACGGGGCCACGTGCGGCGACCAGCAGCGACAGCGAGATCACCAAGCGGGTGGCCGAGCTGAAGCGTCGCACCGACGTACTCGAGACGGACAACCGGAGTACAAAGGCCACGGTGCAGGGCCACGAGAATCGGCTCGTGATGCTTCAGCATCGGGTCCAGCACCTCGAAGGGCAGACGGGGCGCGAGTACAAGCCGGACCCGCGGGAGGAGCCGCCGCCCGAGGCGCGCAGCAGCCGTGGATTGCCCGCGGCGCAGAAGGCCGAACTCGACCGCCGCATGGGGCTGACCTCGCCGATGATCGGAGTGGTCCAGAGAGGCAACGTGCTGATCCTCGGCGCTCCGCTCCCCGAGGGTGGCGGACGGCCGCGCGCTGCAGTGCCCAAGCTTCGCAAGCCGCAGGCGTCGCCCACGCGCACGTTGCCCGCGGCGCAGAAGGCCGAACTCGACCGCCGCATGGGGCTGCTCGGACCGAGCGATGCAGTCGAGATGAAGGGCAATGTCCTGATCCTCGGCGCTCCCGCGCCGGTGAGCAAGGTTGGTGCGTGATGGCGAAGGATCTTGGCAAGCTCTCCTGCGAGCAGATGGTCCAGGCGTTCGAGCAGGAACGGCAAGAGAGCGAAAGGCGCCGCGGGGTGGAAACGCAGGCCGCGAAGCAAGCCATGGCACGCGCGTTGAAGGCCGGTGACGATCGCGCCGCCGACATCGACCGTCGACAACGTGCGGAGCAGAAGCGCCGGCGAAGGGAGCTCTTTCTCGATGCGCGGCAGACTTTCGAGCCGCTGATCGTCGAGCGGATGAAGGACGCCGGCCGCGGGAATCTGAAGAAGTTCGAGTCCGCCATGGTGCAGTTCCTCGAGCGCATCCCATTCGAGTTGGGATACGGCAACAGCATCGAGTGCCACGCGCTGGCAAAGGCGTTTGCGAACGTACTCTGCAAGGCACGTCCGGAGACGGCTGCAGCCTTCAGCGTTCCCGGGTGGTGGGACCATCGCCAAACGCAGCCGGCAAACCGGGCATTCAAGGTGGCGAAGGCGGGCAATGTCGTGGAACTCGCGGCCGCACTCGACGCAACGGAGTCCGCGATCGTCGAGCTCTCTCACCAGGGCCGCGTGACTGACGAGTTCTGGGAGCGCCGGTGGCATGCCATACGTGACGAGGACTGGGACGCGCTCGAGCAGGTCGAAGCGGAGCACGAAGCCAAGCGGCGCGCCGGCATCAATGCCGTCAACGCGGGCGTCAACGCGCCGCCTCGTCCCAACCCGTCCGATTGGGAGATGCGTCGGGTTGCTGACGAATGACCAGCTTTTCGCAGGCAACCGGTAGCACTGCGGCGGTGGTTCCAGAAGCGCGGAGCCAGCGCACCAACGCGGCCTCCCTTTCTCCCGCGTCACGTGTGTCCTGCGATCGTGGAGCTGCTCCCCCTGGCTGTAGGTCACCGGGGGGAGCAGCTTCCCTCTTTTCTTGGTGAGGCGATGCGTGCGCGCCGCCTTTCACTCATTCCACCCCGCACCCGGGCGGACTGCGCGTCCGGCCCACGCCCGTGCCCATGGTCGCGCTGCCGGTATCACATCAAGGCTTCGGACGCGTCCTGTGCCCTCGACGTCGCCGAGCTCGGCGGACTCGACAACGACAAGGTCGCGGCGCTGCTCGGCATGCCTGAACACGTCGCGAGAGACCTTACGCGCGTCGCGCTTCGAAAGCTCGCGCGAAAGCACTGGCGACTGCTGACCGCGCTCTGGCGCCCCTGAACCTCCAACCCGCGAAGGGAACCCCATGGCCACCTTGCAAGCACTGCCCGACTCCGAAGCGTTCCGAACCATCGACGGGATCGCCGTCGTGGACATCTGCGGGCCGCTCACACACCACGACGAAGGTTTCTTCGACTCGTACGACGCCGTGCGCGATCGCGTGGCCGAGGCGCTCATGAGCCCGGCGCCGGCGGTGATACTGAACATCGACTCGCCCGGTGGAGACGTGTCGGGGTGCTTCGAGGCCGTGCGCGAGCTCCGACGCATGTCGAAGGCCTCCGGCAAGCCGCTGGTGGCGTACACAGACGGCCACGCCGTCAGCGCGGGCTATGCGCTCGCGTTGGCCGCCGTCGCGGTGTACCTCAGCAGCACGGCCCAGGTCGGCTCCGTCGGTGCGCTGTCGGCGCTGTTCGACCAGGTCGAGCTCGACCAGAGCCTGGGCATGAACTACGCCGTCGTGACCTCCGGAGCGCGCAAGGCCGACGGACACCCCCACGCGCCCATCACCGACGAGTCCCGCGCGGCCGTGCAAGCCCAAGTCGACCACGTGGCGGACCTGTTCTGCGAGCTGGTCGCGGAGGTGCGGGGGCTCACCCCAGAGGCAGTGCGCGGCTACGAGGCTGCCATCTTCGCGGGACAGAACGCCGTCGACGCCGGCCTGGCCGACCAGGTCGCCGTCTTCTCGGAAGTGCTGGCAGCACTCAGCGGTCGATATGCAGGAGGGCGCGCCCTGGGCGCGTGAAAGGAGCGTTCAGCATGTACCCCGATCCGATTCTCGCCTCGCGAGCTTGGGACATCGCCGTTATTGGCGGAGTTGCAACCGCTGGGATCGCAAGCGTGTCCGGCGGCGGCCTGCCGGTGAAGTGGGATGCCGCGAAGGGCTACGGCACGACGCCAGGCACGAAGCTCGTCGGCTTCGACCTGCAGCGGTTCCAGCTGCGGATCCTGTACGCGGAAGGCATCAACGGACTGTCCAGCTTCGAGCAGCGGTACATCGTCGACGCCAAGATCCGCCCGCTCCTTGAGACGACGTTGGGCGGCAAGGTCGCTGTCGACTTCTACCACCCGGCGGTATCGGAGGCGCCCATCAACATCCGCAGTGTGGTGCTCGAGAACTGGGGCCAGCTCGAGCCGGCGGACGACACGGGCCTGTGGGTGCAGCCCATCACGCTGCTGAAGTTCTCGAAGCCGAAGGTCGCCATCGGCAAGCCGAAGGCCTCCAAGAACTCGGCGTCGAAGCAACCCACGGCGCAAGACGCAGCGGACAAGGACATCGCCGCGCTGACGGAGACGCTGAACAAGGTCGCCGAGGGGAAGACGGACATTGGTTTCTTGGAGGCGCTCGGTGTCAGCTGACGGAACGAACGTGCACCGGCCTCGACAGTGGGACATCTACCAGGACGTCCACACGGCGCCGACCTTCCGACAGCTGGGATACCGGCTGAAGTTGAACGCTGCTGCACTGACACATGCGGTGGACACGGAGCCGCTGCGAGCTGCTCTCGCCGAACTCGTCGAACTCACGGACGCCAACACGTCGACGGGAGCCGCCCTGGGCGCGCTCGTGGACGCCGCGGTGGGCAGTCCGCTTCGCGCGCTCGCCTCGCTCGAGCCGGTCGCAAGCAAGGGCATCAAGGCAGTGGTCAAAGCTGCACTTCGCGTTGCGATTCGAGGCCAACAGACGCGGCTGACGCTCGTCAGGCGGAGCACAGTTTGACCCGGTAGCGCCTACCTGTCATGGTTCCCGGTGAGACGTCGTTTGATCGCGGCGCCTCACGAGAACAGACCCTGTTCAGCCAGCTTGATTGCTCGCGGAACGAAAAAGCGGAGACGAGAGAATCTCCAGAAAGCCAGAACCATGAGGGACGTTCAAATGCCTATGGACGAGACGTTGGGAGAGCTCGCGGCGGCGGCTGCGGAGCTGAACAAGGCGAGCGACCAACTAAACGCAGTCATCGAGAACTTTGAGGACCGGCTCGCTGAAGCCGGTGTGGGCCTTACGCATTGGATGGAAGACGAACTCAATGTAGTCGAACGATCGCCGTGGCAAACCAACTTCGACGCCGACGCTGAAGCACACTGGGAGAGCTGCAGTGGTTGGGTCCTTGGGTACATGAAGATCGACGGCGTGTGGCGAGTCGTGGTTCGCAGGATGGGTATCAACCGCGTGAATGCGGATCACGAGTGGGAGTTCTTCGCGACGCGCGATCAGCACGCACGACCGCTGGTGAACGCCCCGCGAGTCGTCCGTCTGGAGGCGCTACGCAAGCTCGAGGCCCTCGCCGCGCAACTCACGGAGAGGATGAGAGACTACACCGACGGGATACTCGAAGCGCAGAAGCTCGCCCAATGAACACGCTTCACGACGATCTCCGACTCAGACAGCTATCGCTGGAGTTTGCTCTCGCGTCGGAACGCCTACGAAGGCGCGTGGAAGAACTCACGGGCGAACGTCTCGCAGGTGAACAACTGCTCCAGTTCCTCTCTGATGCAACCACCCGTCACCTAGAGGAGAAGGCGTCAGAGCTCGGGGTTGTCGACTTTGCCCTTGAGCGAGCAAAGCGCATCGGATCCGGCGCTGCGAAACTGACAGTCGACAGGGACGACGGACCAGAAGCCGCGCAAGTCACCGTCGGCCTCAAACCCGGCCAGCTCGAGGCCCTTGTGGCTGCGTTCGAGGTCGAGGCTGGTACGCAGGTTCTGAAGTCCGAAGTGCTGCGTGCTGCACTTGAGAAGGGCATCGAACTCCTGCTCGCGGAGCACGGAATCGACGCAGGCGAGGACGGCGCGTAGACTGAAGAAAAGCCCCCGCGCTGCGTCAACAGCCGGGGGCGTGGACCAAAGGAGGATCCCAATGGCCAACCCGATCGAACCAGAAACCCAGCACACTGCCAACTGTCAGTGCTCGCGCCACCGTGCCGGGCGCCTGCTGCGGACGCTTTGCGCGGCCGACCCTGACCTTCAGCTCGAGCTGTTCGTCGCAGTGTGCGAAGAGCTCGATGCCGCCGCCGGCGAGCTGGACGTGCCGACGATACTCAACCGCGCCATCGACCTCGATGCGCTCAACTACCCTCGACCCGACCGCCGGCCCTTGGTGGTGCTCCAAAGCCTGGCGGATGGGTCCACCGTTGTGGAGGCCTGGCACCACGGCGCGGCTGTCTGCCTTGGTGAGTGGCAAGGGCAATGGGAGCAGATGCGAAAGGTGATGATCGCGCTGCAGGTGGGGGTGGCGCCCCAGGACGTGAGCGACTTCGTTCGTGAGTCGGACTTCGCGAGCAAGGTCGGCTTCAACGACGGGACGACCGTGGAGCGCGCACAAGCTCTGCTCGACGAGGTGCGCGGAGGTCCGGCCGAATGAGCACAACCTCCGGCGGGTTGTTCTATCGACGGGTCGGCGGCTGGTATGGCCGTTTCTGGGCGACGGTGGACGGTGAGCGTATTCGCGTGGTGCGCAAGCTCGGCACGCACAGCAAGCCGGTCGCTCGCGCGAAGCTCGAGCGCTTGAAGGCAGAAGGGGAAACGTCGCGGTCGGAAGCGAAACGAAGCGAGAGCTTCGAGGAAGCCGCGCGACGCATCGTGGCGCGTCAGGGCGCGGAAGGCATGAAAACATGGCGTGAGCGCCTAGGGCGCCTCGAACGCTTTGCGTTTCCCGAGATCGGCGCGGTGCCCGTGGAGGCCGTCACGCCGGAGCACGTGCGCACGGTGATCGAAGCGATGCACGAAGCCGGGAAGAGCAAGGGGACGTGCACGCACGTCAGGAACGACGTCGGCGGCGTGCTCGGCGAGCTCTGGCGTGACGGGGCGATCCCCGAGAATCCGATCAAGCGCGTGCGCCTACCAAAGCAGCTGCGCCGCGATCGTCGCCCTCGCGTCGTTCCGACGGACGCCGAGTTTGCGCTGTTCCTTGCGACGCCGTGCCGGAGGACGTGTACTTGATGGCGCTGACGGCGCGCGCCTTCGGCGGCATGCGCACGAGCGACGTGCACGCATGGGATTGGGAGCACGTGGATCTCGACGGGTTCGCAACCGCGGAGGTGTATCGCCCCAAGACCGACGGCGAAGACGACGCCGACGGCGTGCTCGAGCGCCTTGTGCTGCCGGAGCTGCTCCGGCCCCCGCTCCACGCCTGGTGGACTCGCTGGGGTCGGCCGAGCTCGGGCCCAGTGTTCCCTGTCATGCGCGGCAAGCGGGCAGGGGAGCGGCAGAGCAAGCGGAGCCACGTGCGTGAGTTCAGGCGGGCGCTCTGGCTCGCCGGCGTTCACAGGCCGCTTGCTGGGTTTGATGAGGCCCTCGGGGCCCTACGGCGGGCGGAGGCGGCCGTGGACGCCGCCAAGGCGGACGGGCGGCGGGCTTGGTGGGCCGCCCGGAGGGAGCGGCGGGAGGCGGAGGAGCGCGCGAAGGCGCTCGACGCGATGCAGACCGACACGAAGCGGACCCGCGCGGTCGACTTTCACTCCCTGCGACGTGCGTACGCAACGGCGCTCGCCGCCGCCGGCGTGAACGTCCAGCAAGCCATGGTGCTCGCCGGGCACCGGGATCCACGGACGCATGCCCGCTACGTCGAGCTCGCGCAAACGGGCGCGCTTGCGACACCGCCTGACGCGCTACCGGATGCGCCGCTCGTCGAGCGTCTCACAGCGTACGCAGCTCAGATGGATCTCGGAGATCCACTTGGGAGGATGCCGGCCAACGGACCAAGCATGTTTCTCAGTGACCCCAGCGAGACTCGAACTCGCGTTACCGGCGTGAGAGGCGAACCCGAGCGAAGCGCCGACGACGCATCCGGCACAAAACAAGCCGTTTCGGCGAAGCGTGATGCCTCACGACACGCCTTGAAACGGACAGAATGCCAAAACGCACGGACAGAACCTCCCGGGGCGCTCTGGGATGCCGAGCTCGCGGACGTGGTGCTCCAAGTCGCCCTCCGGGGTTTGGCCTTCCGCGCCGCGTTGGCCGTGAGGACCGGGCTGGTAGACTGAGGGCGAAAGGAAGCCCCCGCGCCGCTGGCAGGCGGCCGGGGGCGTGGCTCGGGGTGACGAGCGATGGGAAACGAAGCACACAAATCCTGGTCCGACAACACGGACGAGTTCTTCGACGAGGCCGTTGCGAGACGTCGCGCGGAGGTGGACGAGCTCTTCCGAGACATGATTCCGTCCGTCCTTGCGCGCTTGTTTGAGACGGCCGAGAAGCTCGGTGGGCTGACGCCCGAGGCTTTCGAGAAGCGCCGCCGCGAGAAGCGGGAGGCCCACGAACGCCTCAAGCTCGCCCGAATAGTGTTTCGAAACGCTGTCCAAGCGGTGGCGTTGCCGGGCCCCGAACAAGATGTATGGCTTGAGCGCGCGGTGGCTGCGCTTCGCCGCTCGCGCACAAAGACCGAACGCAGAGCGATCCTCCTTCGAACGCTCGAGGCCTTTGAGGGTGACTCGGACGTTCTGCGCCTGGATCTTGCCGAAGCTGACGAAGCGTTCTCGAGCGAGCAGCTCACCGACGAGCGGTTGACACGGATCGTCGGCAAGTTGAGCGAGAAGAGCGCGGGCGCCACAAATCGCCAGGCCGCGTCAGTCGCGGCGGAGCTTTCGCTCACTGTCGCTGCTTTCGGCGATGCACGACGGAAGAACGAATCCATGGGGAAAGCGATCGAGCGAATCGCCAAGAGTTTTCGCAAGGCGCGCGACGCGCAGTAGGAAAACACACCTGGTCGGGTGTGGGTTTTCTGCGAACACACCCGCCGTGGTGTGTTTTGGTCGATGCAAGCTGGGGTCACCAACACGAGGTGACCCATGGCACGCCCCAAACCAGCCCCTCAGCATCTCCGTGACCGCATCCGCGCTGACGTGGACG from Polyangiaceae bacterium carries:
- a CDS encoding S49 family peptidase produces the protein MATLQALPDSEAFRTIDGIAVVDICGPLTHHDEGFFDSYDAVRDRVAEALMSPAPAVILNIDSPGGDVSGCFEAVRELRRMSKASGKPLVAYTDGHAVSAGYALALAAVAVYLSSTAQVGSVGALSALFDQVELDQSLGMNYAVVTSGARKADGHPHAPITDESRAAVQAQVDHVADLFCELVAEVRGLTPEAVRGYEAAIFAGQNAVDAGLADQVAVFSEVLAALSGRYAGGRALGA
- a CDS encoding ATP-binding protein, with protein sequence MINSAARERQRAEDRARWLAERQGRALARIGGEWVDDEGAFTKACRSLKLRRVAARWNPSLGSLLLSGPTGIGKTATVRRALRRLVREAEHDRVPVLATRWATASRIALARRQSPLGAGEPEELTRAVEVPLLVIDELGFEPLDEGLFDVLDERYQRALPVIVTSGLRVTELRDRYGAAALRRLVEPRGVVVEDWPRKEPSRG
- a CDS encoding tyrosine-type recombinase/integrase, with protein sequence MPEDVYLMALTARAFGGMRTSDVHAWDWEHVDLDGFATAEVYRPKTDGEDDADGVLERLVLPELLRPPLHAWWTRWGRPSSGPVFPVMRGKRAGERQSKRSHVREFRRALWLAGVHRPLAGFDEALGALRRAEAAVDAAKADGRRAWWAARRERREAEERAKALDAMQTDTKRTRAVDFHSLRRAYATALAAAGVNVQQAMVLAGHRDPRTHARYVELAQTGALATPPDALPDAPLVERLTAYAAQMDLGDPLGRMPANGPSMFLSDPSETRTRVTGVRGEPERSADDASGTKQAVSAKRDASRHALKRTECQNARTEPPGALWDAELADVVLQVALRGLAFRAALAVRTGLVD